The stretch of DNA GGTAAAATCCATTCCTTTCCCTTCTTTCCATGTAAAGTAACAGGGCAGAAAAGCGGACTGCTTTTCTGCCTGGAATGATCAAGAAGACATCGCCATACCGCCATTGATATGAATACATTGTCCGGTAATATAAGCCCCTTCATCAGATGCAAGCAGCACATATGCGCCTGCATGGTCTGCCGGCTGTCCAGGACGCCCGAGCGGGGTATTTGTTCCAAATTCGGCGACTTTCTCACCTTCAAATGTGGCCGGAATAAGCGGTGTCCAAATGGGGCCAGGTGCCACCATATTCACACGGATGCCTTTTGACGCCAGGTTTTGCGCCAGGCTGCGTGTAAAGCCGACGATCGCCCCTTTTGTTGCTGTGTAATCCATTAAGGTTGGGTTGCCGATATAAGGATTAATAGAAGTGGTGGAAATAATGGCGCTGCCTTGTTTTAAATGCGGCACCGCATGCTTGCTCATAAAAAAGACGGAGTACATATTGGTACGGAACGTTTTATCCCACTGTTCTTCAGTAATATCTTCAATGTTTTGCGTTGGAAACTGAATCGCCGCATTATTTACGAGAATATCAAGTTTGCCTAGCTCGCTCACCGTTTGCTCTACGAGCCCCTTGCATGTATCTTCTTTTGAAACGTCGCCAGGGAGCAGAAGACAGCGTACACCTTCCGCTTCAATAAGCTGCTTTGTTTCTTCCGCGTCGCTATGTTCCTCAAGGTAGTTGACGGCCACATGAGCACCTTCTTTAGCATAGGCAATAGCAACCGCACGGCCAATGCCGCTGTCACCGCCTGTAATCAGTGCTACGCGGTCTTTCAGCTTGCCGCTGCCTATGTAGTTAGTCGGCTGAATCGGACGGGGCTCCATTTGAGATTCAATTCCCGGCTGATTGGACTGTGACTGCGCCGGCTGGCCGTTTTTCTGCTGTTCATAAATGTTCATCTGGATCTCCTCCTTCTTTTTATACACAATAGTACCTTAACCTTTCCAGAAGATGGCTAAACGTGTTCTTGCAGTTGTCCGTTTTAAAAGGGTGATTCTGGCATGAAAAGGATTCGGTTTGATACAATAAAGAAAAGGCATGGCTTAAACTGAAAAAGGGAGGGAAGAACTACATGAATTGGAGCGAAGTCATTTCGTGGATAAAGTCGATTGCCATGGCGGTGATCATTGCAGGTGCTGTACGCTACTTTTTATTTTCAAGTATTGTCGTACACGGGGAATCCATGGCACCGACATTTGAGAACGACGATAAAGTCATTATCACTAAAACAACGAAGGTCGATCGATTTGATCAAATCGTATTTGACGCACCGGATGCGGATGAACATTATATTAAGCGGGTTATTGGAGTACCAGGCGATTCGATTGAGGTGAAAAATGATGTGCTGTACGTGAATGGAAAAGCGACAGAGGAGCCGTATTTAGATGAAAATCGGGCCGGGCTGATGCCGGGTGAAAAGCTGATGGGTGACTTTACTTTAAAGGAAAAAACCGGGTATGACCGGGTTCCGGACGGATACTTATTTGTGATGGGCGATAACCGCCGTGTCAGCAAAGACAGCCGCGCGTTCGGGCTGATCCCGGAGAACAGTGTAAACGGAGAAGTGCAGCTGCGGTTTTATCCATTGTCCTCAATCCAGGCTTATTAAAAAAGCAGTCTCGGTAAAGAGACTGCTTTTTTGTTAAACGGTAAAGCGGCGGGTCGTTTCTTGAAGCTGTGTGGCCATTTCCGCTAAAGAACGGGCAGAAGCAGCAATTTCTTCCATCGAAGCCATTTGTTCCTCGGATGCCGCCGAGACATTTTCAGTGCTGGCAGCAGCTGCTTCTGAGATAGAATGAATTTGATCCATGCTTGCAACAACCTGCTCAGTGCCGGCAGCCATTTGTTGGACAGCGGCGGATACCTCCTGGATTTGGCCGGTTACATCGCCGATTGCAGAAGTAATATCTGCAAACGAGCCACCCGCATTATGCACCACATCAATACCGCCCTGTACTTCAGCTGTGGCTGATTTCATTGCTTCGACAGCTTGGGCGGTTTCTGCTTGAATAGCGGAAATCAGCTCGGAAATTTGGCTGGCTGACCGGGCAGATTCTTCAGCAAGCTTACGAACTTCATCCGCTACCACCGCAAATCCGCGGCCTTGTTCGCCGGCCCGTGCTGCTTCAATCGCTGCATTCAGCGCAAGCAGATTCGTTTGGGCAGCGATCGCTGTAATGGAGTCAATAATCTGGCCAATTTCGTTTGAACGGCGGCCGAGTCCTTGAATCACATCAGAAAGCCCGTCGAATGTTGTATTGATAGACCCCATTTGGTTAACGGCCTGGCGGATCGATGCGTTTCCGGCAGTTGCACGTTCAATCGCCCCGGCAGCTGTTTCGGAGACAGAGTGCGCATTGCGGGCGATTTGCTGAACGCCGTCTGCCAGTTCATTCATCGTTGTCGTTGTATCAGACACTCGACCCAGCTGGCTGTCCGACCCGCTTGCCATTTCTTCCATTGTGTTTGCGATCA from Domibacillus sp. DTU_2020_1001157_1_SI_ALB_TIR_016 encodes:
- a CDS encoding SDR family oxidoreductase, encoding MNIYEQQKNGQPAQSQSNQPGIESQMEPRPIQPTNYIGSGKLKDRVALITGGDSGIGRAVAIAYAKEGAHVAVNYLEEHSDAEETKQLIEAEGVRCLLLPGDVSKEDTCKGLVEQTVSELGKLDILVNNAAIQFPTQNIEDITEEQWDKTFRTNMYSVFFMSKHAVPHLKQGSAIISTTSINPYIGNPTLMDYTATKGAIVGFTRSLAQNLASKGIRVNMVAPGPIWTPLIPATFEGEKVAEFGTNTPLGRPGQPADHAGAYVLLASDEGAYITGQCIHINGGMAMSS
- the lepB gene encoding signal peptidase I, with protein sequence MNWSEVISWIKSIAMAVIIAGAVRYFLFSSIVVHGESMAPTFENDDKVIITKTTKVDRFDQIVFDAPDADEHYIKRVIGVPGDSIEVKNDVLYVNGKATEEPYLDENRAGLMPGEKLMGDFTLKEKTGYDRVPDGYLFVMGDNRRVSKDSRAFGLIPENSVNGEVQLRFYPLSSIQAY